One window of the Rhodothermales bacterium genome contains the following:
- a CDS encoding M1 family metallopeptidase: MKSLFALFVAVLIALPVSGQNWRNIEGDIASGNHSSFRPIDSWPDPNQYRAASGAPGQAYWQQRADYVIEARLDTDEHRLHGSERITYHNNSPDALTFLWVQLDQNVRSLENSRTYKMEAALPENISPAFRQFVGVEQFDGGYDITRVQLVNASGQLVNAEYRIRDTIMRINLDRALNPGEQVAFDIDWSFRIPDNARGAKERVEDGWLYLIAQWFPRMAVYDDVNGWQTEQFFGRGEFYLNFGSYDVKLTVPWDHIVDATGELQNPEQVLTREQIRRLDRAYQSEEPLFIVGPDEVLTPGSRPVNRGMLTWHFKADDVRDFAFASSRAFVWDAAGYQYPGEERIIKVHSLYPRNAMPLWDKVSTRASIVTLESYGEMSLAYPYPKSVNVNGPVGGMEYPMVAFCGARPAPDGSYTDGVERALIGVTIHEVGHNWVPMIIASDERKWTWMDEGLNTFLQYYAEQRYAEKFNGTDIWTQTTDGTYPSRRGPAPLIVDYMKNPAQVPIMTESDLIQNNFGNNGYAKPAAGLLMLREHILGPDVFDDAFREYSARWAFKHPQPADFFRSMEEAAGENLNWFWRGWFYTTWANDQKLAAVTEQPADSLIGTSERGAHYYRIEVQNEGQLMMPVHLKVTYDDGTDDFMALPADVWRANELTFTKGFFSDRKVLKVELDPNAAFADIDMDDNTWTAPDVESQKSEN; this comes from the coding sequence ATGAAATCATTATTTGCCCTTTTCGTCGCTGTACTGATCGCCCTTCCCGTATCCGGCCAGAACTGGCGGAACATTGAAGGGGATATTGCCAGCGGCAACCACTCCTCCTTCCGCCCCATCGATTCGTGGCCGGATCCCAACCAGTACCGCGCTGCATCCGGTGCGCCCGGCCAGGCCTACTGGCAGCAGCGGGCCGATTACGTCATCGAGGCCCGTCTCGACACGGACGAGCACCGGCTCCACGGATCCGAGCGGATTACCTACCACAACAATTCCCCGGATGCGCTCACCTTCCTGTGGGTGCAGCTCGATCAGAACGTACGCTCCCTCGAGAACAGCCGCACCTACAAGATGGAGGCGGCCCTGCCCGAGAACATCAGTCCCGCGTTCCGGCAATTCGTTGGCGTAGAACAGTTTGACGGGGGATACGACATCACCCGCGTCCAACTGGTGAATGCCTCCGGACAGCTGGTCAATGCCGAATACCGCATCCGGGACACCATCATGCGCATCAACCTGGACCGGGCCCTGAACCCGGGCGAACAGGTCGCTTTCGACATCGATTGGTCATTCCGCATCCCCGACAATGCCCGTGGAGCCAAGGAGCGGGTGGAGGATGGATGGCTGTACCTCATCGCCCAATGGTTTCCCCGCATGGCCGTCTACGATGACGTGAACGGCTGGCAGACCGAGCAATTCTTCGGCCGGGGCGAGTTCTACCTGAACTTCGGCTCCTACGACGTCAAGCTCACCGTGCCGTGGGATCACATCGTGGATGCCACCGGCGAGCTGCAGAATCCGGAACAGGTGCTCACGCGCGAGCAAATCCGTCGATTGGACCGCGCCTACCAGTCCGAAGAACCCCTGTTCATCGTAGGGCCGGATGAGGTCCTCACGCCGGGCTCGCGTCCGGTGAACCGCGGCATGCTGACCTGGCACTTCAAGGCAGACGACGTCCGGGATTTCGCGTTCGCATCGTCCCGCGCATTCGTGTGGGATGCGGCCGGCTATCAGTATCCGGGTGAGGAGCGCATCATCAAAGTGCACTCCTTGTATCCCCGCAACGCCATGCCGCTGTGGGACAAGGTCTCCACACGCGCATCCATCGTGACCCTGGAGTCCTATGGGGAGATGTCGCTCGCGTATCCGTATCCGAAGAGTGTGAACGTGAACGGTCCGGTCGGCGGCATGGAATATCCGATGGTGGCGTTCTGCGGTGCGCGTCCGGCGCCCGATGGATCCTATACCGACGGCGTTGAGCGGGCCCTGATCGGGGTCACCATCCACGAAGTCGGCCACAACTGGGTGCCCATGATCATCGCATCGGATGAGCGGAAATGGACCTGGATGGACGAGGGGCTGAACACATTCCTGCAGTACTACGCCGAACAGCGGTATGCCGAGAAGTTCAACGGCACGGACATCTGGACGCAGACGACCGACGGAACGTATCCGTCGCGGCGCGGCCCGGCCCCGCTGATTGTCGACTACATGAAGAATCCGGCGCAGGTCCCCATCATGACCGAATCGGATCTCATCCAGAATAATTTCGGAAACAATGGATACGCGAAGCCGGCCGCCGGTCTCCTCATGCTGCGTGAGCACATCCTGGGGCCGGACGTGTTTGACGATGCGTTCCGGGAGTACTCCGCACGCTGGGCATTCAAGCATCCGCAACCGGCTGACTTTTTCCGGTCCATGGAAGAGGCGGCGGGCGAGAACCTGAATTGGTTCTGGCGCGGGTGGTTCTACACGACGTGGGCGAATGACCAGAAGTTGGCCGCGGTCACGGAGCAGCCTGCCGATTCACTCATCGGCACGTCCGAGCGTGGTGCCCATTATTACCGGATTGAGGTCCAGAATGAAGGCCAGTTGATGATGCCGGTGCACCTCAAAGTCACGTACGACGATGGTACCGACGATTTCATGGCCCTTCCGGCCGATGTCTGGCGCGCCAACGAGTTGACGTTCACGAAAGGGTTCTTCTCCGACCGCAAGGTCTTGAAAGTAGAACTCGATCCAAACGCCGCGTTCGCCGACATCGACATGGACGACAACACCTGGACGGCGCCGGACGTAGAGTCACAGAAGTCTGAGAACTGA
- a CDS encoding HupE/UreJ family protein — MFGNTAFSVYFQLGLEHILDLAGYDHILFVVALAAMYGLKEWRQLLILVTAFTLGHSLTLALATLGLVTVDSDLVEFLIPLTILATALYNIGEGILSAGNPNHPDPAHPFHHRTWRIKYLLAAFFGLIHGLGFSNFLRAVLGGEQSLFLPLLSFNVGLEIGQIVILGVVIVAGSLITRLSPLTSRTWGLFVSGCVALATLTMIF, encoded by the coding sequence TTGTTCGGTAACACCGCGTTCTCCGTCTACTTCCAGCTGGGCCTTGAGCACATCCTGGACCTGGCGGGTTACGACCATATCCTGTTCGTGGTCGCCCTGGCCGCCATGTACGGGCTGAAGGAATGGCGCCAGCTGCTCATCCTGGTGACCGCCTTCACCCTCGGGCACTCGCTGACGCTCGCCCTCGCCACACTGGGCCTGGTAACGGTCGACTCGGACCTCGTCGAATTCCTGATCCCCCTGACCATCCTGGCGACGGCCCTCTACAACATCGGCGAGGGCATCCTTTCAGCCGGGAACCCAAACCACCCCGACCCGGCCCACCCGTTCCACCACCGGACGTGGCGCATCAAGTACCTGCTCGCCGCCTTCTTCGGACTCATCCACGGTCTGGGATTCTCCAACTTCCTCCGTGCAGTCCTCGGCGGAGAGCAGAGTCTCTTCCTGCCGCTCCTGTCCTTCAACGTGGGTCTGGAAATCGGCCAGATCGTCATCCTGGGCGTCGTAATCGTCGCTGGAAGCCTCATTACGCGCCTGTCTCCGCTCACCAGCCGGACCTGGGGACTTTTTGTTTCCGGCTGCGTTGCCCTTGCTACCCTGACCATGATTTTCTGA